A stretch of the Chitinophagaceae bacterium genome encodes the following:
- a CDS encoding T9SS type A sorting domain-containing protein, which produces MKTKMLTAVLLMTFNAFVQPAIGQITGIVASYTFNGNANDESGNGNNAQLIGNATANGVLKLANNNTNYLLLPASIINGKTDFSISMKIKFKGFHKSGSSPTNHIVTGSTSSLDRIGFSYERINQTWRLALNGVTYSFPDLLVTDVWYCVIVTREGNQARLYVDGVLVGSVTVNTTAIPCTSLLIGQEEDCSGGCFAKNQCTNGQIDKLVFYNQALTLIDVQTICNNSSAKNDLLPPSEPTSAFYPNPAHDFLIISHDDATIETVEIYNLMGEKVAGFAHSNRISIAGLQPGMYLIKVTSTEGMILSTGKFMKE; this is translated from the coding sequence ATGAAAACCAAAATGCTTACCGCCGTTCTGCTGATGACCTTCAATGCTTTTGTTCAGCCAGCCATTGGACAAATAACCGGAATTGTTGCTTCCTACACTTTCAATGGAAATGCTAATGATGAAAGTGGGAATGGAAACAATGCTCAATTAATCGGGAATGCAACTGCTAATGGCGTTCTAAAGCTTGCAAACAATAACACCAACTACCTGCTTCTACCGGCTTCAATCATCAATGGGAAAACAGATTTCAGCATTTCCATGAAAATCAAGTTCAAAGGTTTTCACAAATCAGGCAGCTCTCCCACCAATCATATTGTAACCGGTTCTACCTCTTCTCTCGACAGAATTGGATTTTCCTATGAACGGATCAATCAAACCTGGAGATTGGCATTGAATGGTGTAACGTATAGCTTTCCCGATCTATTGGTAACAGATGTCTGGTATTGCGTGATCGTTACCCGCGAGGGCAATCAGGCAAGGTTATATGTTGATGGAGTGCTTGTTGGAAGTGTTACTGTCAATACAACAGCTATTCCCTGCACATCATTGCTCATTGGTCAGGAAGAGGATTGCAGCGGTGGATGCTTTGCAAAAAACCAATGTACAAATGGTCAAATTGATAAGCTCGTATTTTATAATCAAGCTTTGACACTGATAGATGTGCAAACAATTTGCAACAATTCATCAGCGAAAAATGATCTTTTACCACCGTCAGAACCGACCTCTGCATTCTATCCTAATCCTGCTCATGATTTTCTCATTATTTCACACGACGATGCAACTATTGAAACAGTTGAAATCTATAATCTGATGGGTGAAAAAGTAGCAGGCTTTGCGCATTCAAACAGGATAAGCATAGCCGGCCTCCAGCCAGGAATGTACCTCATCAAAGTAACAAGCACAGAAGGAATGATTTTATCAACCGGTAAGTTTATGAAAGAATAA
- a CDS encoding T9SS type A sorting domain-containing protein, whose translation MKNFFAGFLFTLFCIETENSFSQVIVANPLFPADNATVILTYDAAQGNQALKDFTGDIYIHTGVITNLSTSPSDWKHVVTTWASTNPLHKLTPLGNNKYSFTITNIRTWYNVPVSETILKLAMVFRNADGSIVGRNADGSDIFYDVWDGVTLQTSFLEPSNNPVFLNLNETLQTTFVVSKPVTISLYQNGSLINQVLNTDSITATLTATVNGKTWVKAIADDGITQVADSFYFVVNPPVTIADLPAGAAIGINYLTDTSATLVLTAPNKQFVYAIGDFSNWEAETDFFMNKTTDGKYWWVTIEGLTPQVEYSYQYLVDGNLRIADPYSDKILDPNNDPYISDATYPGLIDYPTGKTSGIVSVLQTGQVPFNWQVTNFIKPDPNNMVVYELLVRDFITARNFAVLKDSIHYLKTLGVNVIELMPFSEFEGNESWGYNPDFYFAPDKYYGTKNMLKEFIDACHENGIAVVQDMVLNHSFGQSPMVQLYWDAASNGPAANNPWFNPDQNLSVAGYQGMHPYGVGFDINHESEYTQRFVDDVLAYWVTEFKLDGFRFDLSKGFTQKYSGDNVGLWGQYDQSRINNLNRMRDQIITVDPSVILILEHFADQNEEQVLSTDGFYLWSNSNNNYAQSAMGYASSSDISWVSYKSHGFTQPHAVGYMESHDEERITYKVITYGAHTTDYDVRPLDEALNRMMMAACFFFTIPGPKMIWQFGELGYDYSINYCQNGTISTNCRVDAKPVRWDYLNYNPRVWVYNFYKAMIDLKLNYSVFQTSDFVMSVGNLKKNIRLNSATMNVCAVGNFDITGANQPPNFQHTGWWYEYFTGDSINITDISAQMYLSTGEYRLYTDHKLATPELGNVGIDDPQLHALQLYQNVPNPFGQNTTIDFYVPQAGKTLLEIYDLYGRLVKTVSNKSLAAGFYTVDIPGADFSNGIYICKLTQNGLVKTVKMQVGK comes from the coding sequence ATGAAAAATTTCTTCGCCGGTTTTCTCTTTACGCTGTTTTGCATTGAAACAGAAAATTCATTCTCGCAGGTAATCGTCGCTAATCCACTCTTCCCTGCCGATAATGCTACCGTAATACTTACCTATGATGCTGCACAGGGAAACCAGGCGCTGAAAGATTTTACAGGAGATATTTACATACATACCGGAGTGATCACGAATCTCAGCACTTCCCCCAGCGACTGGAAACATGTGGTAACTACCTGGGCAAGCACCAATCCGCTGCACAAGCTTACACCCCTTGGTAACAATAAATATTCATTTACCATAACCAATATCCGCACGTGGTACAATGTACCTGTGAGCGAAACAATTTTGAAACTGGCCATGGTATTCCGCAATGCTGATGGCAGCATCGTTGGCCGCAATGCTGACGGCAGTGATATTTTTTATGATGTGTGGGACGGTGTTACTTTGCAAACTTCTTTTCTCGAACCGTCGAATAATCCTGTCTTCCTGAATCTGAACGAAACCCTGCAAACAACTTTTGTTGTTTCCAAGCCCGTTACGATTTCACTTTACCAAAATGGAAGTCTCATCAACCAGGTTCTCAATACAGATTCTATCACTGCCACTTTAACTGCCACTGTAAATGGCAAAACATGGGTAAAAGCTATCGCTGATGATGGCATTACACAGGTAGCAGATTCATTTTATTTCGTTGTGAATCCTCCTGTAACTATCGCTGATCTTCCGGCAGGTGCAGCAATTGGAATCAATTATCTTACAGATACAAGTGCAACACTCGTACTTACAGCGCCCAACAAACAATTCGTGTATGCGATAGGCGATTTCAGTAACTGGGAAGCGGAAACTGATTTCTTCATGAACAAAACCACAGATGGAAAATACTGGTGGGTTACGATTGAAGGTCTTACTCCGCAGGTGGAATATTCTTATCAATATTTAGTGGATGGCAACCTTCGGATAGCAGATCCTTACAGCGATAAAATTCTCGATCCGAATAATGATCCTTATATCAGCGATGCTACCTACCCCGGGCTGATTGATTATCCTACCGGGAAAACAAGTGGTATTGTTTCAGTGCTGCAAACGGGGCAAGTTCCATTCAACTGGCAGGTTACCAATTTCATAAAACCGGATCCCAACAACATGGTAGTGTATGAATTGCTGGTGCGCGATTTTATAACAGCACGCAATTTTGCGGTATTGAAAGATTCCATTCACTATCTGAAAACTCTTGGCGTAAATGTGATTGAGCTGATGCCATTCAGTGAATTTGAAGGCAATGAAAGCTGGGGTTACAATCCGGATTTTTATTTCGCGCCCGATAAATATTACGGTACTAAAAACATGCTGAAAGAATTTATTGATGCCTGTCATGAGAATGGTATAGCGGTAGTGCAGGATATGGTATTAAATCATTCTTTCGGACAATCTCCGATGGTGCAACTTTATTGGGATGCTGCTTCAAACGGACCAGCAGCAAACAATCCGTGGTTTAACCCCGATCAGAATCTTTCTGTGGCCGGTTACCAGGGAATGCATCCGTACGGCGTGGGATTCGATATCAATCATGAGAGTGAATACACGCAGCGCTTTGTTGATGATGTGCTGGCATACTGGGTTACTGAATTCAAGCTGGATGGATTTCGTTTTGACTTGTCGAAAGGATTCACGCAAAAATATTCCGGAGATAATGTAGGCTTGTGGGGACAATATGATCAGTCACGTATAAATAATCTGAATCGCATGCGCGACCAGATTATTACAGTGGATCCTTCTGTAATACTGATCCTGGAACATTTTGCCGATCAGAATGAAGAGCAGGTACTTTCAACAGATGGATTTTATCTCTGGTCGAATTCAAATAATAACTATGCACAATCTGCAATGGGTTATGCAAGCAGCTCCGATATTTCATGGGTTTCTTATAAGTCACATGGCTTCACACAGCCTCATGCCGTGGGTTATATGGAAAGTCATGATGAGGAACGAATCACTTACAAAGTGATTACTTACGGAGCACACACGACTGACTACGATGTGCGTCCATTAGATGAAGCACTGAACAGGATGATGATGGCAGCCTGTTTTTTCTTTACTATTCCCGGACCAAAGATGATCTGGCAATTCGGTGAATTGGGCTACGATTATTCCATTAATTATTGTCAGAACGGAACCATCAGCACCAATTGCCGCGTAGATGCAAAACCAGTGCGATGGGATTATCTCAACTACAATCCACGCGTGTGGGTTTATAATTTTTACAAAGCAATGATTGATTTAAAGTTGAATTACTCTGTTTTTCAAACTTCAGATTTTGTAATGTCTGTAGGCAACCTGAAAAAAAATATCCGCCTGAACAGTGCAACCATGAATGTTTGCGCAGTGGGTAACTTTGATATTACAGGAGCTAATCAGCCGCCCAATTTTCAACATACCGGTTGGTGGTATGAATACTTTACCGGCGACAGCATTAATATAACCGACATTTCCGCTCAAATGTATCTCAGCACGGGCGAATACCGCTTGTACACGGATCATAAACTTGCGACGCCAGAGTTGGGAAATGTAGGCATTGATGATCCGCAACTTCATGCCTTGCAACTTTATCAGAATGTACCGAATCCGTTTGGTCAAAATACAACCATTGATTTTTATGTGCCGCAGGCCGGCAAAACATTACTGGAAATTTATGACCTCTATGGCCGGCTTGTAAAAACAGTTTCCAATAAATCGCTGGCAGCAGGATTCTATACCGTTGATATTCCGGGTGCAGATTTTTCTAACGGGATCTACATCTGTAAACTCACACAAAACGGATTGGTGAAGACGGTGAAGATGCAGGTGGGAAAGTGA
- a CDS encoding T9SS type A sorting domain-containing protein produces MKKNLYTFLIAFAFVAFVSNVNAQVTITYQVDMTGAMLGAAGGTCPVLPFDPTTDVVQAMGAEYNSWTEAENVACGLAFTADPTVDFAPIAAGSWIYTRTKDITPDAFGKITWKYRLNHSWDNDELRGVGDGNRHASVPATGAITIISLFNDTVNTITSGIHNPKLAEVRQVYPNPANNSSVVTYYTLSNENVTVYLANVLGQTVKTFFNGNQYVGIHNLTMDLADLSNGFYFVNVKVGSSIASQKITVLD; encoded by the coding sequence ATGAAAAAAAATCTTTACACTTTTTTGATTGCCTTTGCCTTTGTAGCGTTTGTTTCGAACGTCAATGCGCAAGTTACCATCACGTACCAGGTGGACATGACCGGTGCAATGTTAGGTGCTGCCGGCGGCACCTGCCCCGTACTTCCTTTTGACCCTACCACGGATGTGGTTCAGGCAATGGGCGCTGAATACAATAGCTGGACAGAAGCAGAAAATGTTGCCTGTGGATTAGCTTTTACTGCAGACCCAACTGTTGACTTTGCTCCAATTGCTGCAGGGTCCTGGATCTACACCCGCACAAAAGACATCACCCCTGATGCATTCGGTAAAATCACCTGGAAATACCGCCTCAATCACTCATGGGACAATGATGAACTCAGAGGTGTAGGTGATGGTAACCGTCATGCATCTGTGCCTGCAACTGGTGCTATTACCATTATTTCCCTTTTCAACGACACTGTAAATACCATTACTTCAGGTATTCACAATCCCAAATTGGCTGAAGTTCGCCAGGTGTATCCTAATCCTGCAAATAACAGTTCAGTGGTTACGTACTACACTTTGAGCAATGAAAATGTTACCGTTTACCTTGCCAACGTACTTGGTCAGACCGTGAAGACTTTCTTCAACGGTAATCAATATGTAGGTATTCATAACCTTACTATGGATCTTGCTGATCTTTCAAATGGTTTCTACTTTGTAAATGTTAAAGTAGGCAGCTCCATTGCTTCACAAAAAATTACGGTATTGGATTAA
- a CDS encoding T9SS type A sorting domain-containing protein: MKLLRLSLFLLLCAFAEKLLAQVTVSGANAGSNGSYTNLSGAAGAFFGINGFAQTGNNIMITITGNVTEPNSSNVALIGGAWTTISIKPSGGSWTITGAPAANGMIIFNGADNVTIDGSISGVVSLTIANTSSSASAMAIKLYNDATNNVIKYCNLQGRNASTQTASDGGIVTIAGTSGSTGNDNNYIQNCDFGPDAATLPFILIKGYGSGNANDLCQITNCALHDWIDLTAGNNTCAVYIASTFVSTWTISGNKFYQSSTRDIVAGGANDFYGLRIEGGGGYTVSNNVFGYNTSAGTGYLTFTNNIAGSHTSIDLYPISLNLNTTTSTISGNTIANIDFTTARSTNTGTTYSFVGIWLKGGKANITNNIIGSTSGTGSILFKQNLESGGTSPFLPVVGILISGSSANTISGNTIGGISISYTGSTGSVGAQGGNPFVAIYSNNTNSSFISGNTIGNSTANNITSVNTISGANIVGIKLTSAAGTTNTISSNTIQNLTCSGANAGISSNASVIGIQNTSFSGPSDAITGNTISNLTNTATSGSPATDVRGMYVTGGSGGLATALVVQQNWVHSLSVSSSSSTAQVSGITIFTGGNSATLVNNMISLGSGISNGNLFYGINYVSSTVTGYFNTVRIQGMPTSGSGNSHAFYCATTNALVLKNNIFINERSNSGTSTGTHYAIRFNSTPSTYTGTANDLFTSGTGGVLGYVGAANKTSLALWSAATTPVNQDNPAGSPPSLSMSFTFVSTIDLHIVANACDISTLNNAGTPIAGFTTDYDATSRSGTTPDIGADEVSNAIAWAGATSTDWNVSTNWSPQIVPTIYYDVTIPVVTTNYPVISSTTATCHSLTVIALASLTMNSASKLTIDATCSNATFTNAGTFTANSNTEVIFTKTLNSYTATIVPIAATQFENVTLNIGVGMGGSGTTVNGILQLKSGSYVFNSSAPTYSTNSTLQYNTNGSYTANAEWYDNTFSGSGWPQHVDIAGTGTKLVFNTAYPREMRGNLTIGSSDTLALSSTLGGDLYIKGNWTRAAIGVFIPVGRLVKFNGTANQTITVTGGGIETFHYVEVNKSAGDLYLSNTAGNLTSMKITMYNYSGSVYTYLTMSGGNINLNGQTLFWAAPTAMTSGQTASYWNATGGIRSVTGTGTVSVTGTLYATSFLVTSTSSGTLLFDQNVTLKDATGEINFGTGNLTTIKGVFQVDNGGAAVGNAAHYDTGSILRFTGGNDYQVGLNDITWANGVSGDIGIPYHLEITTAASSTDLIIQAANVADHLIRGNLTITGSTLQLSTGATGDLYINGDWTRTNGSFSPNSKTVIFSGASLQTISLNAGYETYYGLKINNASGIALSGATSSVSVSNLLTLTNGLITTGSNEVSVTNDATGSISYPASNSSAASWVNGNLRRKITTGVYAFPVGTSTLTNGDGYELALFDFATNSNVDNLLGRFTADATTTADETFSLTVNGTVIVDRLNAGYWNFKPYDAALALVASPSCTYNVALNERGHSNSAASPFYYAVIKRVDSADPTGAVWNQQCGTHVNATQSESGGTAYAERSDYSCNSFSDFSIGVGTFILPVELTTFTVSLIGENSLLEWNTQSEWNSNYFAIERSLDGIQFEEIGITNAAGSSTVPNNYFYTDYEVTELGVTKIYYRLRMVNLDQTFTYSPVRWVELQEQDVAASIFVFPNPAHDNTSISLYAASEQSALLQLVDVSGKVFFEMTPDLKKGINFIEVDHLDKISAGLYFIHVICGRDFYSTKLVKE; the protein is encoded by the coding sequence TTGAAATTACTCCGACTCTCCTTGTTTTTGCTGCTTTGTGCCTTTGCTGAAAAGCTGTTGGCACAGGTGACGGTGTCGGGTGCCAACGCAGGCAGCAATGGGAGCTATACTAATCTTTCAGGAGCAGCCGGTGCCTTCTTTGGAATAAATGGTTTTGCGCAAACAGGTAACAATATCATGATAACGATTACCGGAAATGTGACAGAGCCCAACTCTAGTAATGTTGCCCTGATTGGTGGCGCCTGGACAACTATTTCCATCAAACCTTCGGGTGGATCATGGACTATTACGGGAGCACCTGCAGCGAACGGCATGATTATTTTTAATGGGGCAGATAATGTTACGATTGATGGATCAATTAGCGGAGTTGTTTCGCTTACGATTGCCAATACCAGTTCTTCAGCGTCGGCAATGGCTATTAAACTTTACAATGATGCAACCAACAACGTTATAAAATATTGCAATCTGCAGGGAAGAAATGCTTCAACCCAAACTGCATCCGATGGAGGCATCGTCACGATCGCCGGTACATCCGGCTCTACCGGAAATGATAACAATTATATTCAGAATTGTGATTTCGGCCCTGATGCTGCCACGCTACCGTTTATCCTGATTAAGGGTTATGGTTCTGGAAATGCAAATGACCTTTGCCAGATTACCAATTGTGCGCTCCATGACTGGATTGATTTAACGGCGGGAAATAATACATGCGCTGTATATATTGCTTCAACGTTTGTCTCAACCTGGACGATTTCTGGTAATAAATTTTACCAGAGCAGTACGAGAGATATTGTAGCAGGTGGGGCCAACGATTTTTATGGATTGAGAATAGAAGGTGGTGGTGGGTACACCGTTTCCAATAATGTATTTGGATATAATACTTCGGCGGGCACCGGCTATCTTACATTTACCAATAATATTGCAGGATCGCACACTTCCATTGACTTGTATCCCATATCGCTCAATCTTAATACAACCACCTCTACAATTAGCGGAAATACAATTGCGAATATTGATTTCACTACTGCACGCAGTACAAATACAGGTACCACTTACAGTTTTGTGGGAATTTGGCTAAAGGGAGGCAAAGCAAATATTACCAATAACATTATTGGCTCAACCAGTGGTACAGGTAGTATTTTGTTCAAACAGAATCTGGAGTCAGGAGGCACCAGTCCGTTTCTTCCTGTTGTGGGAATTTTAATAAGCGGTTCGTCGGCCAATACTATTTCAGGTAATACAATTGGCGGTATCTCTATCAGTTATACCGGATCAACCGGAAGCGTAGGGGCCCAAGGCGGAAATCCCTTTGTCGCGATTTACAGCAACAATACTAATTCATCTTTTATCAGCGGCAATACGATTGGAAACAGCACGGCTAATAATATTACGAGCGTGAATACTATTTCAGGAGCTAATATAGTTGGCATAAAACTCACCAGTGCTGCCGGGACCACCAATACCATTTCATCAAATACCATCCAAAATCTAACCTGTAGTGGTGCAAATGCAGGAATAAGCTCCAATGCATCTGTTATTGGAATTCAAAATACCAGTTTCAGCGGACCAAGCGATGCAATAACAGGAAACACGATTAGCAATTTAACCAATACCGCTACATCAGGTTCTCCTGCCACTGATGTAAGAGGCATGTATGTTACAGGTGGGTCGGGTGGCCTTGCAACAGCATTGGTGGTGCAGCAAAACTGGGTTCATTCACTGTCAGTAAGTTCCAGCAGTTCTACGGCGCAGGTAAGTGGGATTACTATTTTTACCGGTGGAAATTCTGCAACATTAGTTAACAACATGATTTCCCTGGGAAGCGGCATCTCCAATGGTAATCTTTTCTATGGAATCAATTATGTATCCAGTACTGTCACCGGTTATTTCAATACTGTAAGAATTCAAGGAATGCCAACGTCAGGCAGCGGTAACTCGCATGCATTTTATTGCGCCACAACTAATGCGCTCGTTTTAAAAAATAATATTTTCATCAACGAGCGTAGCAATTCCGGAACATCAACAGGCACTCATTATGCTATCCGGTTCAACAGTACTCCTTCAACTTATACAGGCACAGCAAACGACTTATTTACTTCCGGCACGGGTGGAGTGTTGGGTTATGTAGGAGCAGCCAATAAAACCTCTCTTGCACTTTGGTCTGCCGCCACCACACCTGTCAATCAGGACAATCCCGCCGGATCTCCGCCGTCGCTCTCTATGAGTTTTACTTTCGTCTCCACTATTGATCTTCATATTGTTGCGAATGCCTGTGATATATCTACATTAAATAATGCAGGAACACCTATTGCCGGTTTTACTACAGACTATGATGCAACATCGAGAAGTGGCACTACACCTGATATTGGTGCCGATGAAGTAAGCAATGCCATTGCCTGGGCAGGAGCTACCAGTACCGATTGGAATGTTTCCACCAACTGGAGTCCGCAGATCGTGCCGACCATTTACTATGATGTTACGATTCCGGTTGTCACTACCAATTATCCGGTTATCAGCAGCACTACTGCAACCTGTCATTCTTTAACCGTGATTGCGTTGGCTTCGCTCACCATGAACAGTGCAAGCAAACTCACGATTGATGCAACCTGTTCCAATGCTACTTTTACCAATGCAGGCACCTTTACGGCGAACTCCAATACGGAAGTCATTTTTACAAAAACACTGAATAGTTATACAGCAACCATTGTTCCTATAGCAGCTACACAATTTGAAAATGTAACATTGAACATTGGCGTTGGAATGGGTGGTTCAGGCACTACCGTGAATGGAATACTACAATTGAAGTCAGGCAGCTATGTCTTCAATAGTTCTGCTCCAACGTACTCCACTAATTCAACACTTCAATATAATACGAACGGCTCTTATACTGCCAATGCAGAATGGTACGATAATACATTCAGTGGTTCAGGTTGGCCGCAGCATGTGGATATTGCAGGCACGGGAACGAAGCTTGTTTTTAATACAGCTTATCCTAGAGAAATGCGTGGCAACCTGACGATTGGAAGCAGTGACACACTCGCACTGTCCTCAACCCTTGGAGGTGATTTATACATCAAGGGCAACTGGACACGCGCTGCAATAGGCGTTTTTATCCCGGTAGGAAGACTGGTAAAATTTAACGGAACAGCAAATCAAACCATCACAGTTACAGGAGGCGGCATAGAAACATTTCATTATGTGGAAGTAAATAAATCAGCAGGTGATTTGTATCTCAGCAATACAGCCGGAAATTTAACAAGTATGAAAATTACCATGTATAACTACAGCGGTTCTGTTTATACTTACCTTACTATGTCAGGCGGAAATATTAACCTGAATGGGCAAACACTTTTTTGGGCGGCACCCACTGCCATGACTTCCGGGCAAACCGCATCTTATTGGAATGCAACAGGTGGAATAAGATCTGTAACAGGAACAGGCACTGTAAGCGTTACGGGAACGCTGTATGCTACCAGCTTTCTGGTAACCTCAACTTCATCAGGAACTTTACTCTTCGATCAAAATGTAACGTTGAAAGATGCAACCGGAGAAATTAATTTCGGTACAGGAAATCTCACAACGATCAAAGGTGTTTTCCAGGTAGATAACGGAGGAGCAGCCGTTGGAAATGCAGCGCATTATGATACGGGTTCCATTTTGAGGTTTACCGGTGGTAATGATTACCAGGTTGGATTGAATGATATTACGTGGGCCAATGGAGTAAGTGGTGACATTGGAATTCCTTATCATCTCGAAATTACAACAGCAGCTTCAAGTACTGATCTGATTATCCAAGCTGCCAACGTAGCTGATCATTTGATCAGAGGAAATCTTACAATCACAGGAAGCACGTTGCAGCTTTCAACAGGTGCAACCGGCGATTTATATATCAACGGCGACTGGACAAGAACGAATGGCAGTTTCTCACCGAATTCCAAAACAGTTATTTTCTCCGGCGCTTCTCTGCAAACTATTTCATTGAATGCCGGCTATGAAACTTATTACGGGCTCAAAATCAACAATGCTTCAGGCATAGCCTTATCAGGAGCTACAAGCAGTGTCAGTGTTTCAAATCTGTTGACATTGACCAATGGTTTAATTACTACCGGCAGCAATGAAGTATCAGTTACAAATGATGCAACAGGTTCTATTTCCTATCCTGCTTCCAATTCCTCCGCAGCTTCTTGGGTGAATGGAAACCTGCGAAGAAAAATCACAACCGGTGTCTATGCTTTCCCGGTAGGAACTTCAACTTTAACCAATGGTGATGGATATGAGCTTGCACTGTTTGATTTCGCTACCAACTCCAATGTCGATAATTTGCTGGGCAGGTTTACCGCTGATGCTACCACTACTGCCGATGAAACTTTTTCATTGACCGTTAACGGAACGGTGATCGTTGATCGATTAAACGCTGGCTATTGGAATTTCAAACCATATGATGCGGCGCTTGCTTTGGTGGCAAGCCCTTCCTGCACTTACAATGTTGCCTTGAATGAACGAGGTCATTCCAACTCTGCAGCTTCACCATTTTATTACGCTGTGATAAAGCGGGTTGATTCTGCAGATCCTACAGGTGCTGTATGGAATCAACAATGCGGCACACACGTGAATGCCACACAGTCGGAATCCGGAGGTACTGCTTATGCGGAACGTTCTGATTATTCCTGCAATTCATTTTCTGATTTCAGTATTGGTGTCGGAACATTTATTCTGCCTGTTGAACTCACTACTTTTACCGTTTCATTAATTGGGGAAAACAGTTTGCTCGAATGGAACACGCAGTCGGAATGGAACAGTAATTATTTCGCGATAGAGAGAAGCCTTGATGGAATTCAATTTGAGGAGATTGGTATTACGAATGCTGCTGGAAGTTCCACTGTGCCGAATAATTATTTTTATACAGATTACGAAGTAACTGAGTTGGGTGTCACCAAAATTTATTACCGGTTGCGCATGGTGAATCTCGATCAGACATTCACCTATTCTCCGGTAAGATGGGTGGAATTGCAGGAACAGGATGTTGCGGCGTCTATTTTTGTATTTCCTAATCCGGCACATGATAATACGTCGATCTCGTTGTATGCCGCTTCAGAACAATCGGCATTGTTGCAGTTAGTTGATGTATCGGGAAAAGTATTCTTTGAAATGACTCCTGATTTAAAGAAGGGAATTAACTTTATTGAAGTTGACCATCTGGATAAAATTTCAGCAGGATTATATTTTATACATGTTATCTGCGGAAGGGATTTTTATAGCACCAAGCTGGTGAAGGAGTGA
- a CDS encoding PT domain-containing protein has translation MQPSNHPTIQPSNQPSNHPTIQPSNHPTIQPSIQLSPSKKNLRR, from the coding sequence ATCCAACCATCCAACCATCCAACCATCCAACCATCCAACCAACCATCCAACCATCCAACCATCCAACCATCCAACCATCCAACCATCCAACCATCCATCCAACTTAGCCCTTCAAAAAAAAATCTCCGCCGGTAA
- a CDS encoding DUF1573 domain-containing protein, with the protein MKKILTLFIICSTCCIAMSQSSKDITTALEWSNGITHDFGKIMQHQPASYTFEFTNTGTQPVTITKAQPGCSCTVSDYTKEPVLPGKKGLVKATYNAHSAGMFNKTITVSTAPGNESTILKITGVVVQKQTDVADTVAAPRK; encoded by the coding sequence ATGAAAAAAATTCTTACACTCTTTATTATCTGTAGTACTTGCTGCATTGCGATGTCCCAATCATCAAAAGATATTACTACAGCACTTGAATGGAGCAACGGCATTACCCATGACTTTGGAAAAATTATGCAGCATCAACCTGCTTCCTATACATTTGAATTCACCAATACGGGAACCCAACCGGTAACCATTACCAAAGCGCAGCCGGGTTGCAGTTGCACAGTTTCCGACTATACAAAAGAACCCGTCCTGCCAGGAAAAAAGGGGTTGGTAAAAGCGACCTACAATGCACACAGCGCCGGAATGTTTAATAAGACGATAACAGTCTCAACAGCACCCGGCAATGAATCTACCATTCTAAAAATTACCGGCGTAGTTGTTCAAAAACAGACAGATGTTGCTGATACTGTGGCAGCACCAAGAAAATAA